One region of Chloroflexota bacterium genomic DNA includes:
- a CDS encoding polyprenyl synthetase family protein translates to MTALLLREPVAWGLVDQVNLSDIYKPVQEDLEKVERSLEEIADSEFPLLAQLLAYTLKNGGKRIRPALTLLAGKFYVYDAALIVLMAMAIELLHTATLVHDDIVDNSPVRRGKPTVSRAWGENRALLLGDYLFAKAGSLAASTRNLRVVKLFSQTLMTISGGELKQTGVSFDLASAREYYFAWIGAKTACLFSAATESGAILSQAPEDAIEAMRDYGHNLGMAFQVVDDVLDFVGEENELGKPVGSDLREGTMTLPSILFAESHPEDNLIKSVVEKRDTESVALAVERIRNSPVIDECLALASEFCSRARLALEKLPDNSARQSLLGLAAYIVERQK, encoded by the coding sequence ATGACAGCGTTGTTGCTGAGGGAACCAGTCGCCTGGGGTCTGGTGGATCAAGTGAATCTCAGTGATATTTACAAACCCGTACAAGAGGACCTGGAGAAGGTCGAGCGAAGCTTAGAAGAGATAGCTGATTCTGAATTTCCCTTGCTGGCACAGTTGCTGGCGTATACTTTGAAGAATGGCGGGAAACGCATTCGGCCAGCCCTTACTTTGCTTGCCGGTAAGTTTTATGTCTATGACGCCGCTCTGATTGTTCTGATGGCGATGGCGATAGAACTTCTCCATACTGCTACTCTAGTTCATGATGATATTGTGGATAATTCACCGGTTCGGCGTGGTAAGCCGACGGTTAGCCGTGCCTGGGGTGAGAACAGGGCCTTGCTCCTCGGTGATTACCTTTTTGCTAAAGCCGGCAGTCTAGCGGCGAGCACGAGGAATTTGAGAGTTGTAAAGCTGTTCTCCCAGACACTGATGACTATTTCCGGTGGTGAATTAAAGCAGACCGGTGTCTCCTTCGACTTGGCAAGCGCTCGTGAATATTACTTTGCCTGGATTGGCGCCAAGACAGCCTGCCTTTTTTCAGCGGCAACTGAGTCTGGCGCTATTTTAAGTCAGGCGCCTGAAGATGCTATTGAGGCGATGAGGGACTATGGCCATAATCTTGGGATGGCATTTCAGGTTGTGGATGATGTTCTAGACTTTGTGGGTGAAGAAAATGAGCTGGGTAAGCCAGTAGGTTCTGATTTGCGTGAAGGGACAATGACCTTGCCGTCCATATTGTTTGCTGAGTCTCATCCTGAGGATAACCTAATAAAGAGCGTTGTTGAAAAGAGGGATACGGAAAGCGTGGCACTGGCCGTGGAGAGGATTCGTAATTCGCCGGTTATCGATGAGTGCCTGGCATTGGCTTCGGAATTTTGCTCACGAGCCAGACTAGCTTTGGAAAAGCTTCCTGATAATAGTGCCCGTCAGTCTCTACTGGGGTTGGCAGCCTACATTGTCGAACGCCAGAAATAG
- a CDS encoding ATP-dependent metallopeptidase FtsH/Yme1/Tma family protein encodes MKPKWWQGGLFYILILVAILALAFSFLPTSKKPKEVDFYTFVEQAKQGEIDTIQQDGATLIGLKGDEKKIEASFVGSTKELMDSLKEAGITLGEDGVKFTVKAGGFDWGGVLISFIPLLLFGALLFFLFRSARGANTQAFNFAKSRARLASGNKPTVTFADVAGVDEAKGELQEIVEFLKSPQKFLALGARIPRGVLLVGPPGCGKTLIAKAVAGEAGVPFFSISGSEFVEMFVGVGASRVRDLFEQAKRNAPCIVFVDEIDAVGRHRGAGLGGGHDEREQTLNQILVEMDGFDSSTNVIVLSATNRPDILDPALLRPGRFDRHVVIDQPDINGRKAILQVHAKGKPLAKDANLEVLAKQTPGFSGADLANLINEGAILAARRDRKDVGMKELEDSIDRVIAGPEKKGRIISQKEKEIIAYHETGHALAAKMLPNADPVHKISVVARGMIGGWTRFLPTEDRHLWTHSQFEDRLAVSLAGRAAEEIIFGEVTTGAQNDLEQATGLARKMVTEYGMSDKLGPRTFGKREELVFLGREIHEQRNYGDKVADEIDEEVNTLIQHAHNTAKKILTDNKERLKLIAARLMTTETIEEAEFETLLKEPLPSPQLQATPAS; translated from the coding sequence ATGAAACCGAAGTGGTGGCAAGGTGGTTTATTCTACATTCTGATTCTGGTAGCCATCTTAGCCTTGGCTTTCAGCTTTCTGCCGACGTCTAAGAAGCCAAAGGAAGTGGACTTCTACACATTCGTCGAACAGGCCAAGCAGGGGGAAATCGATACTATTCAACAGGACGGGGCTACCCTCATCGGCTTGAAGGGCGATGAAAAGAAAATCGAGGCCTCTTTTGTAGGTAGCACCAAGGAGCTTATGGACAGCCTTAAGGAAGCCGGGATAACGCTCGGCGAGGACGGAGTGAAATTTACTGTCAAAGCTGGCGGCTTCGACTGGGGAGGCGTATTAATCAGCTTCATTCCTCTGCTTCTATTCGGTGCACTGCTCTTCTTCCTTTTCCGTTCAGCCCGAGGTGCCAATACTCAAGCCTTCAATTTCGCCAAGAGCCGGGCTCGGCTGGCATCTGGCAACAAGCCTACCGTCACCTTTGCCGACGTTGCTGGAGTTGATGAGGCTAAGGGGGAACTCCAGGAGATAGTTGAGTTCCTTAAATCGCCTCAAAAATTCCTGGCTTTAGGAGCTCGCATCCCGCGAGGTGTTCTACTGGTGGGGCCACCCGGATGTGGAAAGACTCTAATAGCCAAAGCTGTTGCCGGCGAGGCTGGAGTCCCCTTTTTCTCTATCAGCGGCAGTGAATTTGTAGAGATGTTCGTCGGCGTCGGCGCTTCCCGGGTTAGAGACCTTTTTGAACAGGCCAAGCGCAATGCACCGTGCATCGTCTTCGTTGATGAGATCGATGCCGTAGGCAGGCATCGTGGCGCCGGCTTGGGCGGAGGCCACGACGAACGAGAACAAACCCTAAACCAGATATTGGTGGAAATGGATGGCTTCGATAGCAGCACCAACGTCATTGTCCTCTCGGCGACTAATCGTCCCGATATCCTTGACCCGGCTTTGCTGCGACCTGGCCGCTTCGACCGCCATGTTGTCATTGACCAGCCAGACATAAACGGTCGAAAAGCCATACTCCAGGTTCACGCTAAGGGCAAGCCTCTGGCAAAAGACGCTAACCTAGAAGTGCTAGCCAAGCAGACCCCTGGTTTCAGCGGCGCAGATTTAGCCAATCTTATAAATGAGGGGGCCATTCTGGCAGCTAGACGTGATCGCAAAGATGTCGGCATGAAAGAGCTGGAGGATTCCATCGACCGCGTTATCGCCGGTCCGGAAAAGAAAGGGCGAATTATAAGTCAAAAGGAAAAGGAAATCATTGCCTATCACGAAACCGGCCATGCGCTGGCCGCTAAAATGCTGCCCAATGCTGACCCAGTACATAAAATCTCTGTCGTAGCTCGAGGCATGATAGGAGGCTGGACTCGCTTCCTGCCTACCGAAGACCGCCACCTGTGGACACACTCCCAATTTGAGGATAGACTGGCAGTAAGCCTTGCCGGGCGAGCCGCCGAGGAGATCATCTTCGGTGAAGTAACCACCGGAGCTCAAAATGATTTGGAACAGGCAACTGGCCTTGCCCGAAAGATGGTGACCGAATACGGAATGAGCGACAAGCTAGGACCACGCACCTTCGGCAAACGAGAGGAGCTGGTTTTCCTCGGCCGTGAAATCCACGAGCAGCGCAATTACGGTGACAAGGTGGCCGACGAAATTGATGAAGAGGTCAATACACTTATTCAGCATGCTCACAACACTGCCAAGAAGATTTTGACTGATAACAAAGAAAGGCTGAAGTTAATTGCAGCACGCCTCATGACTACGGAGACCATAGAAGAAGCAGAATTTGAGACCTTGCTCAAAGAGCCTCTGCCTTCACCTCAACTACAAGCCACACCAGCCTCCTGA